The following coding sequences lie in one Kitasatospora azatica KCTC 9699 genomic window:
- a CDS encoding helix-turn-helix transcriptional regulator, which translates to MDTALAHLDEPPGVAAVGIGVHGCASRAEVFSLPNLWQLHLYGYEADLTVNDTAHAIRPGRVSLVPPGTTVRYRYRGRSEHLYVHLRLGSAGSPLSIPVIQDAGTELVPLAAQLRSALSAWPHSPARATAEVWAALWRVAHLAPSRTVGIAATHPAVAAAVAMIEARLAEPLSVAEIAKAAGVSHNHLTRLFRAATGDTVVGYLRARRMERARHFLQATTLSIPAIAASVGIPDLQAFNKACRRDLGASPRGIRHGLNSQAVVHATRLPPQSPDRDSRSTSTSHDRNDNSYY; encoded by the coding sequence ATGGACACGGCGCTCGCCCATCTCGACGAGCCTCCCGGCGTGGCTGCCGTCGGCATCGGTGTGCACGGCTGCGCCAGCCGTGCGGAGGTGTTCTCGCTGCCGAACCTGTGGCAGCTGCATCTCTACGGCTACGAGGCCGACCTGACGGTGAACGACACCGCGCACGCGATCCGCCCGGGCCGGGTCAGCCTCGTTCCGCCCGGCACCACGGTTCGCTATCGCTACCGGGGCCGGTCCGAGCACCTCTACGTGCACCTGCGCCTCGGATCGGCCGGCTCGCCGCTCAGCATCCCGGTGATCCAGGACGCCGGGACCGAACTCGTGCCGCTCGCCGCGCAGTTGCGCAGCGCACTTTCGGCCTGGCCGCACTCGCCGGCACGGGCGACGGCCGAGGTCTGGGCCGCGCTGTGGCGGGTCGCCCACCTGGCCCCGTCGCGCACGGTCGGCATCGCCGCGACCCATCCGGCAGTGGCGGCCGCGGTGGCGATGATCGAGGCACGCTTGGCCGAGCCGCTGAGCGTGGCGGAGATCGCGAAGGCGGCGGGCGTCTCACACAACCACCTGACCAGGCTCTTCCGTGCCGCCACCGGGGATACTGTCGTCGGCTACCTCCGCGCTCGACGGATGGAGCGGGCCCGCCACTTCCTTCAGGCCACCACCCTGTCCATCCCCGCCATCGCGGCGTCGGTCGGAATACCCGACCTCCAGGCGTTCAACAAGGCATGCCGCCGAGACCTCGGAGCCTCCCCGCGCGGCATTCGCCATGGCCTGAACAGCCAAGCCGTGGTTCACGCAACACGGCTGCCGCCGCAGTCACCCGATCGAGACTCTCGTTCGACCAGCACCTCTCACGATCGGAACGACAACAGCTACTACTGA
- a CDS encoding IS630 family transposase (programmed frameshift), whose product MRYADGGGLTASGRLRRETVRMQAAELFEQEVKPAEVARRLRVSGKSAYQWHQLWREGGVEALASRGPGGSRCRLSPRCLEKLAGYLDQGPAAHGWVEDQVWTAARVATLIGQKFHVSYSVSGATRLMHRLGFTPQMPARRAAERDEQAVTAWTEVTWAEVRARADCDGWVCFEDEAGFTRRPPRGRTWGRRGITPVVKVSGSRSGRVSVAGLIAVRPGSRTRLSHRIRRHTGRKGERRSLSERDYIGLIDGIHHLVKAPIVLVWDRLNTHVSHVMRELVAARNWLTVYILPAYAPDLNPVEWLWAHVKHSLANLSSVAVDRLEALVRNRLKRLQYRPDILDGFLAGTGLSLDLPPPSP is encoded by the exons GTGAGATACGCGGATGGGGGCGGGCTGACCGCTTCAGGACGGCTGCGCCGGGAGACGGTGCGGATGCAGGCGGCCGAGCTGTTCGAGCAGGAGGTCAAGCCGGCGGAGGTGGCCCGGCGCCTGCGGGTGAGTGGGAAGTCGGCTTACCAGTGGCACCAGTTGTGGCGCGAGGGCGGGGTCGAGGCGCTGGCATCACGTGGCCCGGGTGGGTCGCGGTGCCGCCTGTCCCCGCGCTGCCTGGAGAAGCTCGCCGGGTATCTGGACCAGGGCCCGGCCGCGCACGGCTGGGTGGAGGACCAGGTGTGGACGGCAGCGCGGGTGGCCACGCTGATCGGGCAAAAGTTCCACGTCTCGTACAGCGTCTCGGGCGCTACACGGCTGATGCACAGACTTGGCTTCACTCCGCAGATGCCCGCTAGGCGGGCTGCGGAACGTGACGAGCAGGCCGTCACCGCGTGGACGGAGGTGACCTGGGCGGAGGTA AGAGCCCGGGCGGACTGCGATGGGTGGGTCTGCTTCGAAGACGAGGCCGGCTTCACGCGCAGGCCGCCCCGTGGACGTACCTGGGGACGGCGGGGCATCACCCCGGTCGTGAAGGTCTCCGGCAGCCGCTCCGGACGTGTCTCGGTCGCTGGGCTGATCGCCGTGCGGCCAGGCTCCCGGACCAGGCTGTCCCACCGCATCCGGCGGCACACCGGTCGCAAGGGCGAGCGGCGGAGCCTCTCCGAGCGCGACTACATCGGCCTGATCGACGGCATCCACCATCTGGTGAAGGCGCCGATCGTGCTGGTCTGGGATCGGCTGAACACCCATGTCTCCCACGTGATGCGCGAGTTGGTCGCCGCCAGGAACTGGCTGACCGTATACATCCTGCCCGCCTACGCGCCGGACCTGAACCCCGTGGAGTGGCTCTGGGCGCACGTCAAGCACAGCCTGGCCAACCTCTCCTCGGTCGCCGTCGACCGTCTCGAAGCCCTCGTCCGCAACCGGCTCAAACGGCTCCAGTACCGCCCCGACATCCTCGACGGCTTCCTCGCCGGGACCGGCCTCTCCCTGGACCTGCCACCACCATCACCCTGA
- a CDS encoding NAD(P)/FAD-dependent oxidoreductase, protein MKQIPYWLDTAPALPDRSGKELPEEAEVVVIGGGLTGLSTAYHTARKGARVVLLEKDKVGSGASGRNGSMCTQGITISPADARKRYGQERALELYNAFREAVDVVEDLTVQEQIDCDFNRSGRLGLVCKPQHFEGLRAKQRDLAENFGHETIVLSKSELRAELDSDYYHGALLDPLSAGLHVGKFVGGLADAAERAGAEIHERNAATGLTRLPGGGFLVETLHGTIRAKQVMAATDAYTDKSLPWFRKRLINVGSFIIVTEPLGEARAKELIPNGRLLVAHKNVGHYVRLTPDNRLAFGGRARFAPSNPASDIKSGDILKREMTEIFPQLAGVRIDYVWGGMVGFSWDRIPHAGEDNGLYYSMGYCGHGVQMATYMGRAVAEMMDGKPEANPLRGFGFPKVPVPFYNGTPWFLPFGGAYYKAKDKLL, encoded by the coding sequence ATGAAGCAGATCCCCTACTGGCTGGACACAGCCCCCGCCCTGCCCGACCGATCCGGAAAGGAACTGCCCGAGGAGGCGGAGGTGGTGGTGATCGGCGGCGGCCTCACCGGCCTGTCCACCGCCTACCACACCGCCCGCAAGGGGGCCAGGGTCGTCCTCCTGGAAAAGGACAAGGTCGGCTCGGGCGCCTCCGGGCGCAACGGCAGCATGTGCACCCAGGGCATCACCATCAGCCCCGCCGACGCGCGCAAGCGCTACGGCCAGGAGCGCGCACTCGAGCTGTACAACGCCTTCCGCGAGGCGGTCGACGTCGTCGAGGACCTCACGGTGCAGGAGCAGATCGACTGCGACTTCAACCGCTCCGGGCGCCTCGGCCTGGTCTGCAAGCCCCAGCACTTCGAGGGCCTTCGGGCCAAGCAGCGCGACCTGGCCGAGAACTTCGGCCACGAGACGATCGTCCTGAGCAAGAGCGAACTGCGGGCGGAGCTCGACTCGGACTACTACCACGGCGCCCTGCTCGACCCGCTTAGCGCGGGCCTGCACGTGGGCAAGTTCGTCGGCGGCCTGGCAGACGCCGCCGAGCGGGCCGGCGCCGAGATCCACGAGCGCAACGCGGCCACCGGCCTCACCCGCCTGCCCGGCGGTGGCTTCCTGGTCGAGACCCTGCACGGCACCATCCGTGCCAAGCAGGTCATGGCGGCGACGGACGCCTACACCGACAAGTCGCTGCCCTGGTTCCGCAAGCGGCTGATCAACGTCGGCAGCTTCATCATCGTCACCGAGCCGCTCGGTGAGGCGCGCGCCAAGGAGCTCATCCCCAACGGCCGCCTGCTGGTCGCCCACAAGAACGTCGGCCACTACGTCCGCCTCACCCCCGACAACCGCCTCGCCTTCGGCGGCCGAGCCCGTTTCGCCCCCTCCAACCCCGCCTCCGACATCAAGAGCGGAGACATCCTCAAGCGGGAGATGACCGAGATCTTCCCGCAGCTGGCAGGGGTGCGCATCGACTACGTGTGGGGCGGCATGGTCGGCTTCTCCTGGGACCGCATCCCACACGCGGGTGAAGACAACGGCCTGTACTACTCCATGGGTTACTGCGGCCACGGCGTCCAGATGGCCACCTACATGGGCCGCGCCGTCGCCGAGATGATGGACGGCAAGCCCGAGGCCAACCCGCTGCGCGGCTTCGGTTTCCCGAAGGTCCCCGTCCCGTTCTACAACGGCACCCCGTGGTTCCTGCCGTTCGGCGGCGCCTACTACAAGGCCAAGGACAAGCTGCTCTGA
- a CDS encoding haloacid dehalogenase type II, whose product MREIVTFDAYGTLVDFQLGPTTLKILGDSGRLDLDNLDVDEFLDDFRVMRFQAVLEAYRPYHEILPSSLRNAMRLHGLEYRESDGEALVDAVPTFGPFPEVPEALRALKTKYEIAIISNSDDNLIARNVENIGVEFDYVITAQQAGAYKPDRQTFKHAFRTMGVEPSQVIHTAQGWEYDHIPTRDLGLKRRVWINRYGRPGSADYQPYDELPDLSGLPKLLGC is encoded by the coding sequence ATGCGAGAGATTGTCACTTTCGACGCCTACGGAACCCTGGTCGACTTCCAACTCGGCCCCACCACCCTGAAGATCCTCGGCGACTCCGGTCGGCTGGACCTGGACAACCTGGACGTCGACGAATTCCTCGACGACTTCCGCGTCATGCGCTTCCAGGCCGTCCTGGAGGCCTACCGCCCCTACCACGAGATCCTGCCCTCCAGCCTGCGCAACGCCATGCGCCTGCACGGCCTGGAGTACCGCGAGTCCGACGGCGAGGCCCTCGTCGACGCCGTCCCCACCTTCGGCCCCTTCCCGGAGGTCCCGGAGGCCCTGCGCGCGCTGAAGACCAAGTACGAGATCGCCATCATCTCCAACAGCGACGACAACCTGATCGCGCGCAACGTCGAGAACATCGGCGTCGAGTTCGACTACGTCATCACCGCCCAGCAGGCCGGCGCCTACAAGCCGGACCGGCAGACCTTCAAGCACGCCTTCCGGACCATGGGTGTCGAGCCGTCCCAGGTCATCCACACCGCCCAGGGCTGGGAGTACGACCACATCCCGACCCGCGACCTCGGCCTGAAGCGCCGGGTGTGGATCAACCGCTACGGCCGCCCCGGCAGCGCCGACTACCAGCCGTACGACGAGCTGCCCGACCTGTCGGGCCTGCCGAAGCTCCTCGGCTGCTGA